The DNA segment CACGAGCGGGGGCCGGACGGTGAGAGCGGACCGGACGGTGGCCGCACACCCGGCGGCGAAGGCGGACCTGGCGGAGTCCGAGGAGTTGATGGCCCCCGAGCGCTTGGCGGCGTCCGAGGAGTTGATGGCCCCCGAGCGCTTGGCGGCGTCCGAGGAGTTGATGGCCTCCGAGCGCTTGGCGGCGTCCGAGGACTTGGTGGAGCACGCGGATGTGTCGGCGCACGTGGACGTCTCGGCGCAGGCGGACGTGTCGGCGCACGCAGACGTCTCAGCACACGCGGACGTGTCGGCACACGCAGACGGCTCATCGCATGCAGACGTGTCAGCGCCAACGGAAGCTGCGGCCCGCACGCGCTCCCCCCTCCCCGGGAACGGGGCGGTGCCCGGCCGCGGCGGTGCGGACGCGCCCCGGTGGTCCCTCGCACGGGCCGCCCTGATCACCGCCGGGCTGACGGTGGCCGGGTCGCTGCTGGGCCTCGGCCGCGACCGCGCGCTCGCGCACTTCTTCGGGGCCGGCGGCGACACGGACGCCTTCCTGGTCGCCTGGACCCTGCCGGAACTCGCGGCGACGCTCCTCATCGAGGACGGCATGGCCTTCGTCCTGGTACCCGCGTTCAGTCTGGCGCTGGCCCGCCGCGCCACGGGCGAGGGCACCGGCCTGCGGGGCTCTGATCCGGTACGCGCGCTGGTGGCCGCCTCGCTCCCCCGGCTGCTGCTGGGCCTAGCCGCGACGGGCGCGCTGCTGACCGCCGGGGCGCCGCTGCTCGTGCACGCCCTGGCACCCGGACTGCCCGAGCACGACCTCGCCGTGGACTGCACCCGCCTCACCGGCACCTGTGCCGTCTCGTTCGGCCTCGCCGGATACGTCAGCGCGGCCCTGCGCGCCCACCGCAGCTTCGCCGCACCCGCGGCCATCTACGTCGTCTACAACGCCGGGATCATCGCCGCCATGGCGGCCTTCGCCGACCGCCTCGGCGTGCGGGCCGCCGCCCTCGGGGTGGCCTGCGGCGGCTGCCTGATGACCGCCGTCCAGGCCCCGTCCCTGTGGCGCGCACTGCGGCGGCGCGCGGGCACGAAGACGCGCTCTCCGAAGGCCGGCTCTCCGAAGGCCGGCTCTCCTGAGGCCGGCTCTCCGGAGTGCGGCCCCGCGACTCCCGCCCCGCCGCCCGCCGGGCGTCCCGAGACGACCGGCGTGGAGGCCGGGTTGGTGGCCTGCGTGCTGCTGTTCGCGCTGTGCCGGCAGTCGCAGGTGCTCATCGAGCGGTACCTCGCCTCCGGGCTGCCGCCCGGTGCCATCTCGCACCTGAACTACGCCCAGAAAGTGGCCCAGATGCCGATGGTGCTCTCGCTCATGCTCTGCACCGTCACCTTCCCGGTGGTGGCGCGGGCGCTGGCCGAGGGCGACACGGCGCGGGCGGGGAAGCGCATGGAACGGGACCTGCTGCTGGCCGGCTGCGTGGTGCTGCTGGGCGCCGCGGGCCTCGTCGCCTGCGCCCCGGCCCTGCTGGAACTCCTCTTCCAGCAGGGCGCCTTCACGGCCCGGGACACCGCGGCCACCGCGGACGTGCTGCGGGTGTACGCGCTCGGACTGCTCGGCCACACCCTCGTCGGCGCCCTCGTCCGCTGCCACTTCTCCGCGGGGCGGCGCACCTGGCACCCGCTGGCGGCGATGGTGGCGGGCGCCCTCGCGACCGCGGTGCTCGGGGCCTGGGCCGCGGGCCCCTGGGGCGTGCGGGGCATCGCCGCCGCCAACGCCGCCGGGATCACCCTCACGGCGGTGCTCCTCCTGGCCGGGGGAGGCGGCCGGGGAGAAGGGGGAGCGGGAGGCCGGAGAGCAGGGGGAGCACGGCGGGACCGGGTGCGGGGCGCCCTGGGAGAGCGGGGCGGCCGGGGACGCCGGCAGCCCGCCGTGCCGGTCGGAACCGGGCGCGTCCTGGCCGGGCTCGCCGGGCAACTGCTCGCGGCCGTCCTGGCCGCCGGTGCCGGGCTCGGCTGTGCGCGCGGGGTGGACGGGCCGCTCACCGAGCTGCTGGCGTCGGGCACGGCGGTCGCACTCGTCTACGGCCTGGTGCTCGCCGTACTCCACCCGCGCACCGCGGCCGCGACCCTCCGGGCGGTACGCGGAGCGGCCCTCCGAAGCCCCGGACAAGCCCTCCGAAGCGCTCGCCGAAAAGCCAGGGAAGCCAGGGAAGCCACGCGGGAAACCCGGGAAGCCAGAGAGGACCGGGAAGCCCGGGAAGCCAGAGAGGACCGGAAAACCCGAGAAGCCAGAGAGGACCGGAAAACCCGGGAAGCCGGGAAACCCCGGAAAACCCGCAAGCCCAGGAAAGCCCCCGGCGCCGCCCCCTCCCCCCGTACGCCCGCCGCCACCACCCCAACCGCGATCCGCCTCCGCTCCCTCTCCCGCGCCCTCCCCCGCCTCCGCACGCGCCCCGGTCTCCGCCCCGGCCCCCGCCCCCCTTCCGCACCGGAAAGCACCCGCATCCTCACCGGAAAGCACCGCCATGCCCCCGGAAAGCACCGCCATGTCCGCTGACCCGCGAGCCGTCGCCCCGCCGCCCAGGAACCCGTCCGCAACGTCCGCAACATCCGCAACGTCCACAGACCGCGGGCGGTCGCCCCGTACGACGTGGTGGCCATCCGGGGCGCCGCCGTGGGGTGGGCGCTGGGGGGCGCCCTGGATCGCGATGTACCACTCCGTGCACGCCCTCGCCGACCGCCGCGAGGACCCGTACCGGATCACCGTCACCCCCGCCCGCCTGGACGCCCAGCTCGGGCTGCTGCGCCGGCACGGGTCGCGCGGCGTGAGCGTGGCCGAGCTGCTGGCGGCGCGGGCCGCGGGGCGCGACCGGAACCTCGTGGGGCTCACCTTTGACGACGGTTACCAGGACTTCGTCGAGCAGGCGCTCCCGCTGCTGCGCAAGCACGCCTGCACCGCGACCGTCTTCGTGCTGCCCGGACGGCTCGGCGGCGTCAACGCGTGGGACGAGGAGGGCCCGCGCAAGCCGCTGCTGGACGCCGACGGCATCCGGCGGGCCGCCGACGCGGGCATGGAGATCGCCTCGCACGGCCTGACCCACACCGACCTGGCCCGCGCCGACGAGGCCCTGCGGCACGCCGAACTCGTCCACAGCCGGGCGCTCCTCGCCGAGCTGACGGGGCGCGAGGTGCGGGGCTTCTGCTACCCGTACGGCGCCGTCGACCCGGACACCGCCGACGCCGTGCGCCGCGCCGGGTACTCCTACGGATGCGCCATCGCGCCCGGACCGCTGGCCGGCGTCTTCGCCCTGCCCAGGGTGTACGTCGGCCGGCGTGACACCGCCCTCCGGCTGACCGCGAAACGCCTCCTGGCCCCCCTGCGCCGCCCCCTCCCGGCCGTCACGCCCGGCACGGCACGGCCCGATGCCGCGAACGCCTCCGTCCCCGCACCCCTGCTGCCCCCCGCGCACACCGTGGAGGCGCCATGAAGGTGCTGCACGTCATCACCGGTCTCGGCGTGGGCGGCGCGGAGCAGCAGTTGCGGCTGATGCTCCAGCACCTGCCGGTCACCGGCGACGTCGTCACCCTCACCGAGCCCGGCCCGGTGGCCAGGGGCCTCGCGGCGGACGGGGTGCGCGTCACGCACCTGAAGATGGCGAACAACCTGGACCTGACCGTGCTGCCCCGCCTGGTCAAGCTCATCAAGGCGGGCCGGTACGACCTCGTGCACACCCACCTCTACCGCGCCTGCCTCTACGGCCGGGTGGCCGCCCGCATCGCGGGGGTGCGGGCGGTGGTGGCCACCGAGCACTCCCTGGGCGACAACCTGATGGAGGGCCGGCCGCTGACCGCCGGCGTGCGGGCGCTGTACCTCGGCACGGAACGGCTGGGCCGGGCCACGGTCGCGGTCTCGCCGACGGTCGCCGAGCGGCTGTGCCGGTGGGGGGTGCCCCCCGAGCGCGTGCACACCGTGCCGAACGGCATCGACGCGACCCGCTTCCACTTCGACCCCGAGGTACGGCACCGCGCGCGGCGGCTGCTCAGGCTGCCGGAGGACATGTACGTCATCGGGGCGGTGGGGCGGCTGGCGCACGGCAAGCGCTTCGACGTCCTGCTGCACGCGCTCACCGCGCTGCCGGACGAGTGCGTGCTGCTGGTGGTCGGCGGCGGTCCGCAGGAACCGGAGCTCCGCCGCCTCGCCTCCCGGCTCGGCATCTCCGAACGCGTCATCTTCGCCGGCGAGCGCCCCTATCCCCCGCCCGCGCCGCCGGACTTCCTGGTGGGCACCGAACGGCTCCGCCCGCGCAGGCCCACCGGGAACGAGGGCCGCGGTCCCGGCACCGCCAGACCCGCCGCGCCCCGGCCCTCGGGCCCAGGGGCGGTAACGGCAACGGGAGCGGCCGACCCTGCGTGGGGCGCGCACGTCCGGCCTGTCACTCCTGGACGCGCCGGTTCCGGCCCCGCGCCGGGCTCCGGCCGGCCTGCGAACCCGGACGGCCGGGTCGTCCCGGCGTCCTCGTCTCCCGATCCGCGCACGGCACGGGGCTACCCCGGAGACGGCGACCCCTACGGCGACCACCGCCCCGACCCCCGCGCCACCGGCCGAGGTCCCGGGGCCCGCCCGGCGGGCCATGACCGGGCCGCGGAGGCCGACTTCCGCAGGGGCCGCGAGTCCTACGGGAGAGACGACCGCCCCACGGGGAACGCCCCCGCCCCGGGAACCGGTCCCCACCCCGGGAACGGCCCGTACCCCGGGAACGCCCCCTTCGCAGGCGGCCGGCTCTTCGCGGGCGGCCGCAGGACCGGCGACGACTACGGTCGGCGGCCGGGCGACGACCACCGGGCGGACGACCACCGTCACGCCGGGTACGACCCCGGCGCGGAGGACCACCGCCGCGCGGAATACGACCCCAGGGCGGAGGACCGCCGTCGCACCGAGTACGACCCCGGGACCGGCCACGAGCGACGGCCGGAGTACGACCCCCGCGCACGTGACGGCGGCTCAACGGACCCGTACCAGGCAGGTGACCCCCGCTCAGGGGGGTACGGGCGCCGGACGGGCGACGGCCGGCGCGGCCCGGGGCGGGACGCCTCCGCGGGACGGGACCCCTTCGCCGGTTCTTCGGACCCGTGGGCGGACTCCCTTCCCGGGCACCACGGCCCCACGGGCCGTGCGCACGGAACCCGAGGGAGCTCAGGGGACGGTGCGCCCGCAGGCACCGGCGGTTCCAGCGGCGTCGACGACCACGCCGGGCCGTCGCCGGCGTCCGACCTCGCCTCCGCCCGAACGCTGCCCGCACTGCTCGCCGCCATGGACGTGCTGGCGTCGCCGTGCGAGGAGGAGACGTTCGGGCTGGCGGTGGTGGAAGGACTCGCGGCCGGGCTGCCGGTGCTCTACACGGCGTGCCCCGCGCTCGACGACCTCCCCCCGGCGGCGGCACCGGGGGCACGCCAGGTGGCCAGCACCCCGCAGGCCTTCGCCCGCGCGCTGTTCGAGCTGAGCACGGCCGGCAAGCACCGCTTCCCGGTCCCGGAGGCCGTACAGCACTACGGCATCGACCAGAGCGCACAACTGCTCATGCGCATCTACGCGGCAGCCCTCAACGATCCCGCCGAGCGCGCCCGCAGACGCCCCCGGCCCACCCCGGAGGAGTCCGTCGAGAAGCCCGAGAGCGGCGAGTCGAGCACCGAGACCACCACCGAGACGTCCGGTTCTCCGGAGAACGCGACCGCGGAAGCAGGCAAGGACGGGACCGCCGCCGCTCCTGGGCAGACGCCCGATGCCGAGCAGAAGGACGAGAAGAAGGACGAGGAGAAAGAGGAGAAGAGCGAGGCGAAGGACGAAGGGAAGGGCGAGGGGAAGCAGAAGAAGCAGAAGCGGCGCTGGCTGCCCCGGTTCGCGAGACGCGGCAGGCAGCCCGCATCCGAGGACGCCATCCCGGAAACCGGCACCCCGTCCGACGGCACCCCGGCACAGGACCAGGCCGCGTCCGCCACCGCACCGGCGGCCACCCCCGACCCGGGCAAGGACGAGGCCGCCACCCCCGCGGCAACGACCGGGGCCGAGTCGTCCACCGGCACCGCGCAGACCGGAGAGAAGGCACAGGCACAGGCACAGGCCGAGGCGCGGGAAACGGAGCAGCAGAAGCCGGAGCCGAGGCGGAAGCGGAAGAAGCTGAAGCCGAAGAGGCAGAAGGAGCAGGCGGAGAAGGAGGAGAAGGCCGACAAGACGGAGAAGGCTGAGAACGCGGAGAACGAGGAGAACGAGGAGAAGGCGGAACCGGAGAAGCCCAAGGCGCCGGAGAAGCCCCGGCAGAAGAAGCGGAACTGGCTGGCCCGCCTGGGAGGACGGGGCCGCCAGGACACCCCGCAGGAGCCCGCCTCGGACGCCCAGCCCGCCCCGGACGCCTCAACGACCCCCGACACCTCCCCTGCCGAAGCGCCCGCCGCCGCGAACCCGGCCCCGAACCCGAACCCGGCCCCGAACCCGGACGCCCACACGAACCCGGACGCGCCGACACCGCCGCCACCCACGCCCCCGTCGACCTCCACACCCCCACCAACGCCCACGTCCTCTCCGGCGCAGGCACCCGCACCGGCACCCGCTCCCGGACCGGCACCCGCGACGACAACCGCCGCCCCACCGCCCACCGACCAGGATCCGGACGCCCCCACCGCCGAAGCGGGCAAGGACGAAGCCGCGGTCTCCGCGGAGGTTCCTGACGCAGGACAGAAGCGGAAACGGCTCCGGCTCCCGCGCCTGGGGAAGCGCGGCCAGCAGCGCTCCCGTGACAAGGCCGCCTCCGACACCCCGGATGCCGAAGCCCGGCCGGCCGATACGCCCCCCGCGGCCCCGGACTCCGTTCCGCCGCACGACGCCGCCCCTGGCGCCCCGCCCGGCATCCCGATCGGCACGGACATCCGCAACGGCAACGGACCCGCCCCCGTACCGCACCCCGACCCGGGCCCGGACGTGGTCGCCGCCACCCCCGCCACCGAGGCGACGACCGCCCCCGAGGCCGGAGCCGACGCCGGTTCCGGGACCGGGGCCGGGACCGGGAAGCAACCCCCCGCCTCCGCGCCCGCCACCCCACCCGGCACCGCCGAACCGAAGACGGACCCCGCGGCCTCCACCTCCACCCCCGCCTCCACATCCCCCTCCCCCTCCCCCTCGACATCCACCCCCACCTCGACCTCCACCGACCCGATCGCCGAGGCAGCCCCGGACAACCCGGGTGCCGTCCCCGGTAGCGGCACGGACGCCGACCCCGATACCGATTCGACCTCGTTGGGAGTGAGCTCCACGTGACCCGAACCCGTGGCAGACGGGGTGCCCCCGCGGAGCGGCCCGCCGCCCAGCCCGCCCCCGCGAAGCAGCCCGCGCCGCCCAAGCAACCCGCCCCGCCGGAGCGCACGGCGCCCGAGCAGCCCGAGGAGCCCGTCCGGCCCGTGCCGGACGGGCCGGCACAGCCGCCCGACCAACCCGTGCGCACCCCCACCCGGTCGCGTGGCACCCGGCGCACGCCGACCGGTGAACCACGCCACGCGCGCAAGCGCCGCGTTCCCGCGTGGTGGCCGCTACCCGTCTGTGCCGCGCTCGGCGCGGCGGCCGGGGGCTGCTACGGCGTGCTGAAGGCGCCGCAGTACACGGCCACCAGCTACGTGCTCGCGGTGCCCGAGAACAGGTCGGACTCGGCCCGTGCCCTCGGGTTCGCGCAGGCGTACGGCCGGGTCGCGACGCAGGTGGGCGTGCTCGGTGACGCGCCGGTGTGGGCCGGCGTCCCGGGCGCCGTCCTACGCGGCAGCGTGCGTGCCGAGACCTCCCCGGACGCACCGATGATCGCCATCACCGCCACCTCGACCCGCATGGGCAAGACCGCCGACATGGCGAACGCCGTCTCCCGGACGCTGATCGCCCACGCCAACCGGAACCGCGGGGACACGGAGGTGCGGCTCATCCAGTTCTCCCGCGCCGTCGACCCCGTGGAACCCGCCTCCGCCTCGGCGCCCGTCACGGCGCTCGTGGGCGGCTTCGCGGGCGGGTTGCTGGGCGGCCTCGCCCTGCTGGCCCGGCCCCGGCGCCGTCCGGACCCCGTACCGCCCGCGGTACCCGGCCCCGCCGCCACCTCCCCCGACCTCGAACTCGAACGCGAACTCGACCGGGACGGCACCGCCGACCGCTCCACCGATCACGCCGGCGACCGCGTTGCCGACCGCGCCGTCGACCGCGCCGCGGACCTGGAGGGGAGCCGCCGATGACGGGCCGGACGACCGCCACCCGAACCACCCAGGCCCCTGAAGCTCCCGAAGCCCCTGGCGTCCCCCAATCCCCCGATGCCCCCGATGCCCCCGATGCCTCTGAGGTCTCCGAGGTCTCCGAGACCTCCGGGGTCTCCGCCAACGCGCAGCCGGGCGCAGCGACAGACGCGGGACCGAACCTCGCGGCCGACGCGGAACCGAACCCCCTGGCCGACGCGGAACCGAACCCCACGGCCGACGCGAAACCGAACCCCCTGGCCGACGCGGAACCGAACCCCACGGCCGACGCGGAACCGAACCCCGTGACCGGCGCGGAACCGAACCCCCCGGCCGACGCGGGACCGAACCCCACGGCCGGCTCCCCGCGCGCCGAGGTGTGCACGTCCGCCGAGGAGTTCGCCGCGCTCGGGCCGGAGTGGGACCGGTTGCACGGCCGCTGCACACCGGCCACCCCGTTCCAGAGCCACGCCTGGCTGCACGCGTGGTGGGGGGCGTACGGGGCGCCGCGGTACCCACGCGGCCTGCGGGTGATCCTGCTGCGTGCCGCGGACGCGACGCTGGTCGGGGCCGCCGCACTGCTGCGGACCGGCGGACCGGTCCCCGCCCTGGTACCGCTGGGCGGCGCGATCTCCGACTTCTCGGACGTGCTGCTGGACGACGCCTGGGCGGAGCGGGCCGCCCCGGTGCTGGCGGAGGCGCTGGCGCAGGCCGCGGGCGGTGCGCTGATCGACTTTCCCGAGGTGCGGCCGGGTGCGGCGGTCGAACGGGTGTACGCGTGCTGGCCCGGCCCGCGCCGGTCGCTGCCCGCCTCGGTCTGCCTCGAACTGCCCGCCGTGCCGATGGACGAGCTGGTGGCGCGGCTGCCGTCGTCCCGCGGCCAGCGCGTCCGGGCGAATCTGCGCAAGACGGCCGCGCTGGGCCTCGAACGCCGCGCGGTGCCGCCCGAGGAGGTGCCCGGAGCGCTGCGGGTCCTGCTCGACCTGCACCGGACGCAATGGCAGGGCCGGGGCCGGAAGGTGACGGCCGAACACCTCCGGCCCCGGTTCGCCGCGCACCTGGAGCAGGCGGTGGGCGCCATGGCGGGGCGGGGAGAGGCGGCGGTGACGGAGTTCCGGCTCGACGGGGAGGTGGCCGCGGTCGACCTGACGCTGGTGGCGCCGCGGCTGACCGGCGGCTACCTGTACGGGGCGGATCCGCGGCTGCGGGAGCGGAAGGTGGACGTGACGACGATGCTGCTGCACTCCGGCACGCTGCACCTGGCGGACCGGCCCGCCTCGTCCGGCTCCGGCAGATCCGGTGCCCCCGGGGCCCCGGGCGTGCTGAGCATGCTCCGCGGTGATGAGCCGCACAAGTACCACTGGCGGCCCGAACGGGTCGTCAGCCGCCGGCTTCTGCTGGCCCGCGGGCGCGGGGGCGTGCTGCTGGGTGCGGTGGCGTGCGGGGCGGCGGGGCGGGGCGTTGCGAAGGAGGTGCTTCGCGCTCGCCGGTCGCGCACGGGGGCCCCGGCCTGACGATGCGCTCCGGGCCCCGAGCCCCGGTCTCGCTTCGGGGGGAGCCCGGACACACGCGTACCGCCCCGGCCGGGGCTGCGGGGGCGCCCGGCCGGGGCGGGGGTTCGGCGGGTGGGGCTACCTGCGGGCTGCGACGCGGCCCCTGCGGTAGAGGATGCCGCCGCCGGCCAGCAGGACCGCGCCGAGGCCGCCGGCCACCAGCGTGGTGGGGTCGCCACCGGTCTCCGCGAGCTGCGGGGCGGGGGCGGGCAGCGTACGGGCCTGGTGGGCCGCCGGACGCTCGGGTGCGTGCGGGCGGGGCGAGTCGGGCCGCGGGGAGTCCGGCTCCGGGGAGTCGGGACCGGCCGGCTCGTCGCCGGGCTCGTCGCAGTCGTCCGGGCTCTCGCCGTAGGACCTGCCCCCGGAGCCACCGCCCAGGACGTCGGTGACGCTGACGCAGTCGTCCCTGGACGCACGGCCGGAGTCGCCGAGGGTGACACCGTCGTCGCAGACGGCCAACGGTCCGCCCACGGCCGACGGCAGGCTGTCGGCCAGTACGCTGGTCGGGTCCGACACGAGCGAGTCCACGTCCGCGTCGGCGAACGCGTAGCCGCCGGGCACGGACAGGATTCCCGTCACGGCCGCGGCCGTGAGCATTCCTTTACTGAGGACCTGTCGCAATCTAGTTGTCTTCCTGCTCGCAATGGGGAGCCGGCCTGTTCGGCTGACCGTCCAAGCCCGGCACTGACACAGCCTGGCTGGCTGCCGCAGTACCACGTGATGCATGAGCGCCGGCCCGCCGCGGATTCGGCGGGAACGCTCGGAACGTTTCTCGTTTACTTTTCTGCTTTTCGGGACAACGCGCGCACGTAGGCACTGGCGTCTCTTCAACTGCACCGCACCCCGAATGGTTTCGGGTGCTCACCCCGCGGATGTTCACAAACCCCCGCCGCGCGGCCAGAAATCCCGCGACACAATCGCGTTCCATTCCGGGTCGGGCCATCCCGGAAGTGTCCTTCCCTGACGGCGCCAGGCATCGAGAAGTTCCTGGTAGACCGGCTCAGGTGCCCGGTTCTCGGGCGTCCGCCGGCTCTCCGGAATCCAACCTCGGCGTTTTCCGTGACCATGGGATCTGCTCATGCTCGCTCTTCTCTCCGGCACGGCCGCGACCTCGGAGGAAGCCCCTTGCGCGCCGGCGGAAGTCCCGTACGCGCCGGTGGAGGTCCGGTCCGCGGATTGGCACGGACGACTTGCCGGGACACGCCACGACGGGCGCGCGCCCACACCATCGGAATATCGGGCATACGCTTGTTCCGCATGCCGGGAACGGGACGGAGTGAATTGTGGATAAGCATAAGAAATCACCGTCCACATATCGCGGGAAGAAACGGCCCGGTGCCATTCTCACCGCCGTCACGTTAATCGCACTCGCCGCCGGTGTGGGTGGCGCCTCGCTCGCACTGCCCCGGGGTGGCCCACCCGCGGACTCCCTCGCAGGAATGCGGGCGGGGCCGCATGGCGGACCCGGCACCAACATCCTGCTGATCGGCACGGACGGCCGGGGCGGCGGCGCGCCCGGCACGCACCGCACCGGATGCGACTGCGCCGCCATGCCGCTCCTGCTGCTGCACGTCTCCGAGGACCACGACCGCGTCGCCGCCGTCGCGCTGCCCCCGGGCTCCCGCTCCCCCGCCGCGCGCCGGCCCGCCGCCCGGGGGGTGGAGGACCTGGCACGCGTGACGCACGTCCGCGTCGACCGCTACGCCCAGCTGGACGTTCCCCGCTTCACCGCCGCCGTGGACGCCCTGCACGGCGTCGAGGTCTGCACCGCGGGCCCGCCCCGGGATCCCGCCCGGGGCCGGCGCCTGCTGAACGGTGCCGAAGCACTCCGTTATGTCAGCGCCCGGGGGCCCGCTGCGGCCGGGGAGGCGGACCGGGTCCGGCGGCAGCAGCGGTTCCTGGCGGCCGTGCTGCACCGGCTCGGCACCGAAGGCGTCCTCGACTCCCCGGTCCGCGTGGCCCGGCTGGGCCGGGTCCTGCTCGGGGCGGCGCGCGGCGACGGACGGCTGACCGTGCCGGAACTGGTCACGCTCGCCGGGGTGGTGCGGCGGGTCGGCACGGGCGGCACGGAGTTCGCGAGCGCCGGGGTGCGCTGGGACGGGCCGCGGGCCGCCACCGTCTTCGGGCGCCTCCGCACGGACCGCCCCCTCACCGGTACCGCCCCGAACACCGGCCCCGGCGCCCCACCCCCGCTGCGGGGTACCGCCCTGGACTGCCCCTGACCGAACGGGAAGCGGCGAGCGCGCGGTGCGCCCTCCGCGCCGTACCCCTCGGCCGCCGCCGGCACCGGGCCCCGTACCGTGGTGGTGTGTACCGGTTCCTGCTGACCCCCCGCTGGTGGGGGATCAATGTCTTCGCGCTCCTGGCGATCCCGCTCTGCATCTTCATGGGCACGTGGCAGCTCAGCAGGTTCGAGGGCCATGTGCGGGATCAGCGCGAGGCGGACCAGGCCACGAGTGCGGCCCACCGTGCGGCGCCCCGGCCGCTGGACTCCCTGCTCCCGGTCAGCCAGCTGACCACCGGAGAGCGGGCCACCGCCACCGGTCACTACGCCGACCAGTTCCTCGTCCCGCA comes from the Streptomyces sp. TS71-3 genome and includes:
- a CDS encoding murein biosynthesis integral membrane protein MurJ, encoding MAAHPAAKADLAESEELMAPERLAASEELMAPERLAASEELMASERLAASEDLVEHADVSAHVDVSAQADVSAHADVSAHADVSAHADGSSHADVSAPTEAAARTRSPLPGNGAVPGRGGADAPRWSLARAALITAGLTVAGSLLGLGRDRALAHFFGAGGDTDAFLVAWTLPELAATLLIEDGMAFVLVPAFSLALARRATGEGTGLRGSDPVRALVAASLPRLLLGLAATGALLTAGAPLLVHALAPGLPEHDLAVDCTRLTGTCAVSFGLAGYVSAALRAHRSFAAPAAIYVVYNAGIIAAMAAFADRLGVRAAALGVACGGCLMTAVQAPSLWRALRRRAGTKTRSPKAGSPKAGSPEAGSPECGPATPAPPPAGRPETTGVEAGLVACVLLFALCRQSQVLIERYLASGLPPGAISHLNYAQKVAQMPMVLSLMLCTVTFPVVARALAEGDTARAGKRMERDLLLAGCVVLLGAAGLVACAPALLELLFQQGAFTARDTAATADVLRVYALGLLGHTLVGALVRCHFSAGRRTWHPLAAMVAGALATAVLGAWAAGPWGVRGIAAANAAGITLTAVLLLAGGGGRGEGGAGGRRAGGARRDRVRGALGERGGRGRRQPAVPVGTGRVLAGLAGQLLAAVLAAGAGLGCARGVDGPLTELLASGTAVALVYGLVLAVLHPRTAAATLRAVRGAALRSPGQALRSARRKAREAREATRETREAREDREAREAREDRKTREAREDRKTREAGKPRKTRKPRKAPGAAPSPRTPAATTPTAIRLRSLSRALPRLRTRPGLRPGPRPPSAPESTRILTGKHRHAPGKHRHVR
- a CDS encoding polysaccharide deacetylase family protein gives rise to the protein MYHSVHALADRREDPYRITVTPARLDAQLGLLRRHGSRGVSVAELLAARAAGRDRNLVGLTFDDGYQDFVEQALPLLRKHACTATVFVLPGRLGGVNAWDEEGPRKPLLDADGIRRAADAGMEIASHGLTHTDLARADEALRHAELVHSRALLAELTGREVRGFCYPYGAVDPDTADAVRRAGYSYGCAIAPGPLAGVFALPRVYVGRRDTALRLTAKRLLAPLRRPLPAVTPGTARPDAANASVPAPLLPPAHTVEAP
- a CDS encoding glycosyltransferase produces the protein MGTERLRPRRPTGNEGRGPGTARPAAPRPSGPGAVTATGAADPAWGAHVRPVTPGRAGSGPAPGSGRPANPDGRVVPASSSPDPRTARGYPGDGDPYGDHRPDPRATGRGPGARPAGHDRAAEADFRRGRESYGRDDRPTGNAPAPGTGPHPGNGPYPGNAPFAGGRLFAGGRRTGDDYGRRPGDDHRADDHRHAGYDPGAEDHRRAEYDPRAEDRRRTEYDPGTGHERRPEYDPRARDGGSTDPYQAGDPRSGGYGRRTGDGRRGPGRDASAGRDPFAGSSDPWADSLPGHHGPTGRAHGTRGSSGDGAPAGTGGSSGVDDHAGPSPASDLASARTLPALLAAMDVLASPCEEETFGLAVVEGLAAGLPVLYTACPALDDLPPAAAPGARQVASTPQAFARALFELSTAGKHRFPVPEAVQHYGIDQSAQLLMRIYAAALNDPAERARRRPRPTPEESVEKPESGESSTETTTETSGSPENATAEAGKDGTAAAPGQTPDAEQKDEKKDEEKEEKSEAKDEGKGEGKQKKQKRRWLPRFARRGRQPASEDAIPETGTPSDGTPAQDQAASATAPAATPDPGKDEAATPAATTGAESSTGTAQTGEKAQAQAQAEARETEQQKPEPRRKRKKLKPKRQKEQAEKEEKADKTEKAENAENEENEEKAEPEKPKAPEKPRQKKRNWLARLGGRGRQDTPQEPASDAQPAPDASTTPDTSPAEAPAAANPAPNPNPAPNPDAHTNPDAPTPPPPTPPSTSTPPPTPTSSPAQAPAPAPAPGPAPATTTAAPPPTDQDPDAPTAEAGKDEAAVSAEVPDAGQKRKRLRLPRLGKRGQQRSRDKAASDTPDAEARPADTPPAAPDSVPPHDAAPGAPPGIPIGTDIRNGNGPAPVPHPDPGPDVVAATPATEATTAPEAGADAGSGTGAGTGKQPPASAPATPPGTAEPKTDPAASTSTPASTSPSPSPSTSTPTSTSTDPIAEAAPDNPGAVPGSGTDADPDTDSTSLGVSST
- a CDS encoding GNAT family N-acetyltransferase, which encodes MCTSAEEFAALGPEWDRLHGRCTPATPFQSHAWLHAWWGAYGAPRYPRGLRVILLRAADATLVGAAALLRTGGPVPALVPLGGAISDFSDVLLDDAWAERAAPVLAEALAQAAGGALIDFPEVRPGAAVERVYACWPGPRRSLPASVCLELPAVPMDELVARLPSSRGQRVRANLRKTAALGLERRAVPPEEVPGALRVLLDLHRTQWQGRGRKVTAEHLRPRFAAHLEQAVGAMAGRGEAAVTEFRLDGEVAAVDLTLVAPRLTGGYLYGADPRLRERKVDVTTMLLHSGTLHLADRPASSGSGRSGAPGAPGVLSMLRGDEPHKYHWRPERVVSRRLLLARGRGGVLLGAVACGAAGRGVAKEVLRARRSRTGAPA
- a CDS encoding LPXTG cell wall anchor domain-containing protein, giving the protein MLTAAAVTGILSVPGGYAFADADVDSLVSDPTSVLADSLPSAVGGPLAVCDDGVTLGDSGRASRDDCVSVTDVLGGGSGGRSYGESPDDCDEPGDEPAGPDSPEPDSPRPDSPRPHAPERPAAHQARTLPAPAPQLAETGGDPTTLVAGGLGAVLLAGGGILYRRGRVAARR
- a CDS encoding LCP family protein, encoding MRAGPHGGPGTNILLIGTDGRGGGAPGTHRTGCDCAAMPLLLLHVSEDHDRVAAVALPPGSRSPAARRPAARGVEDLARVTHVRVDRYAQLDVPRFTAAVDALHGVEVCTAGPPRDPARGRRLLNGAEALRYVSARGPAAAGEADRVRRQQRFLAAVLHRLGTEGVLDSPVRVARLGRVLLGAARGDGRLTVPELVTLAGVVRRVGTGGTEFASAGVRWDGPRAATVFGRLRTDRPLTGTAPNTGPGAPPPLRGTALDCP